One part of the Anopheles coustani chromosome 2, idAnoCousDA_361_x.2, whole genome shotgun sequence genome encodes these proteins:
- the LOC131263252 gene encoding prostaglandin E synthase-like codes for MSLVFGQVEPAVFQAYAFWAAVLALKMLVMSILTGMQRGSKKVFSNPEDVKPGGTVAYNDPDVERVRRAHRNDMENILPYFIVGFLYMFTSPSVFVATNLFRLVAAVRISHTVFHALVPVAKFRGLSWAVGFFTTAFMAVRIVLHFL; via the exons ATGAGCCTAGTGTTCGGACAGGTCGAGCCGGCCGTCTTTCAGGCCTACGCCTTCTGGGCGGCCGTACTTGCGCTGAAGATGCTCGTCATGTCCATCCTTACCGGGATGCAGCGTGGCTCGAAGAAG GTCTTCTCGAACCCGGAAGATGTTAAGCCGGGCGGTACGGTGGCGTACAACGATCCGGACGTGGAACGTGTCCGACG TGCGCACCGGAACGATATGGAAAACATTCTTCCCTACTTCATCGTCGGCTTCCTGTACATGTTCACCAGCCCGAGCGTGTTCGTCGCCACCAACCTCTTCCGGCTGGTCGCCGCCGTCCGCATCAGCCACACGGTGTTCCACGCGCTCGTGCCGGTGGCCAAGTTCCGTGGGCTCTCCTGGGCGGTTGGTTTCTTCACCACCGCCTTCATGGCGGTCCGGATCGTGCTACACTTCCTGTAG